One part of the Sciurus carolinensis chromosome 4, mSciCar1.2, whole genome shotgun sequence genome encodes these proteins:
- the Krt4 gene encoding keratin, type II cytoskeletal 4, which yields MIARQQCVRGGSRGFSCGSAIVGGGKRVAFSSGSMSGGAGRCSSGGFGSRSLYNLGGHKSISLSVAGSRQGAGFGGAGGFGAGGFGGAGGFGAGGFGAGGFGGGFGGLGGSGFPVCPAGGIQEVTINQSLLTPLHVEIDPEIQKVRTQEREQIKTLNNKFASFIDKVRFLEQQNKVLVTKWNLLQQQTTTTSSKNLEPFFETYINALRKQLDTLANDKGRLQSELKTMQDSVEDFKTKYEDEINKRTAAENDFVVLKKDVDAAYMTKVELEAKVDGLNDEINFLRVLYDAELSQMQSHVSDTSVVLSMDNNRNLDLDSIIAEVRAQYEDIAQRSKAEAEALYQTKVQQLQNSVDQHGDNLKNTKNEISELNRMIQRLRAEIENIKKQCQTLQASVADAEQRGELALKDAHTKRTELEAALQKAKEELARMLREYQELMSVKLALDIEIATYRKLLEGEECRMSGECQSAVSISVVGGGSSVGGISGGFGGSCSGFSLGSGCGFGSGSGSGFGFGGGVCGSSGSKIISTTTLSKKF from the exons ATGATCGCCAGACAGCAGTGTGTCCGGGGCGGGTCCCGGGGCTTTAGCTGTGGCTCAGCCATCGTTGGTGGGGGCAAGAGGGTTGCCTTCAGCTCTGGTTCCATGTCTGGGGGTGCAGGCCGCTGTTCCTCTGGGGGCTTTGGCAGCAGGAGCCTCTACAACCTTGGAGGCCACAAGAGCATCTCTCTCAGTGTGGCTGGGTCCCGCCAAGGTGCTGGCTTTGGGGGAGCTGGGGGCTTTGGTGCTGGGGGCTTTGGGGGAGCTGGGGGCTTTGGTGCTGGAGGCTTTGGTGCTGGGGGCTTTGGTGGTGGGTTTGGAGGTTTGGGTGGTTCTGGCTTCCCTGTCTGCCCTGCTGGGGGGATTCAGGAGGTCACCATCAACCAGAGCCTGCTCACCCCCCTCCACGTGGAGATAGACCCTGAGATCCAGAAAGTGCGCACCCAGGAGCGCGAGCAGATCAAGACCCTCAACAACAAGTTTGCTTCCTTCATCGATAAG GTGCGGTTCTTAGAGCAACAGAATAAGGTCCTGGTGACCAAATGGAACCTCCTCCAGCAGCAGACgaccaccacatccagcaaaaACCTTGAGCCCTTCTTTGAGACATACATCAACGCCCTCAGGAAGCAGCTGGATACCTTGGCCAATGACAAAGGGCGCCTGCAGTCAGAGCTGAAGACCATGCAGGACAGTGTGGAGGACTTCAAGACCAA gtaTGAAGATGAGATCAACAAACGCACAGCGGCAGAGAATGACTTCGTGGTCCTCAAGAAG GATGTGGATGCTGCCTACATGACCAAGGTGGAGCTGGAGGCCAAGGTGGACGGCCTGAATGATGAGATCAACTTCCTGAGGGTCCTCTACGATGCG GAGCTGTCCCAGATGCAGAGCCATGTCAGCGACACTTCTGTGGTCCTGTCCATGGACAACAACCGCAACCTGGACCTGGACAGCATCATTGCTGAGGTCCGTGCCCAGTACGAGGACATCGCCCAGAGGagcaaggctgaggcagaggcccTGTACCAGACTAAG GTCCAGCAGCTCCAGAACTCAGTTGACCAACATGGTGACAACCTGAAGAACACCAAGAACGAGATCTCAGAGCTCAACAGGATGATCCAGAGGCTGCGGGCGGAGATTGAGAACATCAAGAAGCAG TGCCAGACTCTGCAGGCGTCTGTGGCTGACGCGGAACAGCGCGGGGAGCTGGCGCTCAAAGATGCCCACACCAAGCGCACAGAGCTGGAGGCAGCTCTGCAGAAGGCCAAGGAGGAGCTGGCCCGGATGCTGCGCGAGTACCAGGAGCTCATGAGTGTGAAGCTGGCCCTGGACATCGAGATCGCCACCTACCGCAAGCTACTGGAAGGCGAGGAGTGCAG GATGTCTGGAGAATGCCAGAGTGCCGTGAGCATCT CGGTGGTCGGTGGTGGCTCCAGTGTTGGAGGTATCAGTGGAGGATTCGGCGGAAGCTGCTCTGGATTTAGTCTGGGTAGTGGTTGTGGTTTTGGCTCCGGCTCCGGAAGTGGCTTTGGGTTTGGCGGCGGTGTCTGCGGCAGTTCTGGCAGCAAGATCATCTCTACCACCACCCTGAGCAAGAAGTTCTGA
- the Krt3 gene encoding keratin, type II cytoskeletal 3, which yields MNRQASKKSFSSGSQGFSGRSAVVSGSSRMSCVARSRASGGGFRGAAGGFGSRSLYNLGGNKSISLSVAAGGSRASGFGGGRSSCASGFGGGYGGGFGGGYGGGFGGGFGGGRGMGGGLGGAGGFGGAGGFGGAGGFGGLGGFGGPGGFGGPGGFGPGGFPGGIQEVTVNQSLLQPLNVEIDPQIGQVKAQEREQIKTLNNKFASFIDKVRFLEQQNKVLETKWELLQQQGTNSITGTNNLEPLFENHINYLRNYLDSILGERGRLDSELRNMQDLVEDFKKKYEDEINKRTAAENEFVTLKKDVDAAYMNKVELQAKVDALMDEINFLRTLYDAELSQMQSHVSDTSVVLSMDNNRSLDLDSIIAEVRAQYEDIAQRSKAEAEALYQTKLGELQSTAGRHGDDLRSTKSEIMELNRMIQRLRAEIENAKKQNANLQTSIAEAEQRGEMALKDANAKLQDLQAALQQAKDDLARLLRDYQELMNVKLALDVEIATYRKLLEGEECRMSGEYPSAVSISVVNSSSTTSASAGGYGGGYGGGLGVGGGAGGGFGLGGGSGLGGGSGFGGGSGLGGGSGLGGGSGFGGGSSFSGGSGFGSSSGGRIGVSGVSGGGFSSGSARGGSVKSSQTSQSSQRYAR from the exons ATGAACAGACAAGCCAGCAAGAAATCCTTCAGCAGTGGAAGCCAGGGCTTCTCTGGCCGCTCGGCTGTGGTCTCCGGCAGCAGCAGGATGAGCTGTGTGGCTCGCTCCAGGGCATCTGGTGGTGGGTTCCGGGGTGCAGCAGGTGGCTTTGGCAGTCGCAGCCTCTACAACCTAGGTGGCAACAAGAGTATCTCCCTCAGTGTGGCAGCTGGGGGCTCAAGGGCTAGTGGCTTCGGTGGAGGGCGTAGCAGTTGTGCCAGTGGCTTTGGAGGTGGTTATGGAGGTGGCTTTGGGGGTGGGTATGGAGGTGGCTTTGGGGGTGGCTTTGGTGGTGGCAGAGGAATGGGAGGGGGGCTTGGGGGAGCTGGTGGCTTTGGGGGAGCTGGTGGCTTTGGGGGAGCTGGTGGCTTTGGTGGTCTTGGTGGCTTTGGTGGGCCTGGTGGCTTTGGTGGGCCTGGTGGCTTTGGCCCTGGAGGCTTCCCTGGAGGAATCCAGGAAGTAACTGTTAACCAGAGCCTCCTGCAGCCCCTCAATGTGGAGATTGACCCCCAGATTGGGCAAGTGAAGGCCCAGGAGCGGGAGCAGATCAAGACTCTCAACAACAAGTTTGCCTCCTTCATTGACAAG GTACGGTTCCTGGAGCAACAGAACAAGGTCCTGGAGACCAAGTGGGAGCTGCTCCAGCAGCAGGGCACCAATTCCATCACAGGCACCAACAACCTTGAGCCTCTTTTTGAGAACCACATCAACTACCTGAGGAACTACCTGGACAGCATCCTTGGGGAGAGAGGCCGCCTGGACTCGGAGTTGAGGAACATGCAGGACCTGGTGGAGGACTTCAAGAAGAA ATATGAGGATGAAATCAATAAACGTACAGCTGCTGAGAATGAATTTGTGACCCTGAAGAAG GATGTGGATGCTGCCTACATGAACAAGGTGGAGCTTCAGGCCAAGGTGGATGCCCTGATGGATGAGATCAACTTCCTGAGGACCCTTTATGATGCA GAGCTGTCCCAGATGCAGAGCCATGTCAGCGACACTTCTGTGGTCCTGTCCATGGACAACAACCGCAGCCTGGACCTGGACAGCATCATTGCTGAGGTCCGTGCCCAGTATGAGGACATCGCCCAGAGGAGcaaggctgaggctgaggctctGTACCAGACCAAG TTGGGAGAGCTGCAGAGCACAGCTGGCAGGCACGGAGATGATCTGAGGAGCACCAAGAGCGAGATCATGGAGCTTAACAGAATGATCCAGAGACTGCGGGCAGAGATTGAGAACGCCAAGAAGCAG AATGCCAATCTGCAGACATCCATCGCAGAAGCTGAGCAACGTGGGGAGATGGCCCTCAAGGATGCCAATGCCAAGCTCCAAGACCTGCAGGCTGCATTACAGCAGGCCAAGGATGACCTGGCCCGGCTGCTACGTGACTACCAGGAGCTGATGAACGTCAAGCTGGCCCTGGACGTGGAGATCGCCACCTACCGCAAGCTGCTGGAGGGCGAGGAGTGCAG GATGTCTGGAGAGTACCCGAGTGCTGTCAGCATCT CTGTGGTCAACAGCAGCAGCACAACATCAGCCTCAGCAGGTGGTTACGGAGGCGGTTATGGCGGTGGCCTTGGTGTAGGAGGTGGTGCAGGCGGTGGCTTCGGTCTGGGAGGCGGCAGTGGCCTCGGCGGTGGCAGTGGATTTGGCGGTGGCAGCGGACTTGGCGGTGGCAGTGGACTTGGTGGCGGCAGTGGATTCGGAGGTGGCAGCAGTTTCAGCGGTGGCAGTGGCTTTGGCTCCAGCTCCGGAGGTCGCATTGGCGTCAGTGGCGTCAGTGGCGGAGGCTTCAGCTCAGGCAGTGCCCGCGGTGGCAGCGTCAAGTCCTCCCAAACCTCCCAATCCTCCCAGCGCTATGCCAGATAG